In Ciona intestinalis chromosome 11, KH, whole genome shotgun sequence, the DNA window TAAAAGTAAACGGAGCAGACAACATGTTTGTTGCTCCTATGTTTACGCTTTACGTTTTGTGCCAGTTATAACAAGAATTCTATCGGGCCTGTTTTTCAGAGCAAGTTATTTTAGTATAGTACACATATGTGACGCGTTGTCTGTTTGATGTATAAGCTTGCCATCAAAAGGTTTCTGCtgtaattgaaatatataaatgtatacgAGGTTCTTTTACTATAGACATCTTTAAGGTACTTTCattcttatatttatttacattaattaaCATTTCGAATTTAACCACAAAGCTATTGTGTTAACCGCCCTTTGTCCCTTTCGCTGTAGTAGTAGTCGTAAGGACGTCGTTACAGCTGCTGTTTTGTTGAGGTAGATTTATACAAAAGCGATGCCGTATTGTTAACGATTGCTTTGGTTTTTCGTCAAAAACTATTGTAGACAGAATGTGCTTTGAAGTGTGGTTTCGTACGGAAGTTTACATTGTTTTAGTGGACTTGAAGTGCGAGGTTTGCTCTTCATAGTAAAGTGGTGACGACGTTGTGAAAGCGCACTCACTGTGAGTTTCTTAAGATATGTAATCCCAGCTTTACATTGTACACAGTGTGGCATGCTGAGAGCTGCTAGTATGACTGAATCGTAGCAACGTGTGGTATAAAGTTGTGTATTAACTTTTCCCTATAGCTTTGTAGGTATTGCTATTCATTTTAGAGTTATTTAAACGAGTGACTTCTGAAAATGTCTGAAAAGTGTGCAGGTTGTGGCAAGACAGTCTATTTCGGTGAGTAGGTGGTTGACTttatatacaatttgtttataaGCTGTATAACTATCGAAAGTTCTATTCAGCTACGTATAAACACAATGTAGATATTCTATatccaaaaatgtttttagccGAGAAAATAACAGCAATCAAGAAAACTTGGCATAAACCGTGTCTACGATGCGAAAAATGCAAGAAGACTTTACAACCTGGAAAACTATCCGAGGTATATCTATAGTGTGTGAACATATTATAGACATGAAATGTTTATATCTTGGAAAGTCAAAACAAGAAGCACATAAACGCAAAATACCAAAAAGACAGAAACTATACAACGGCTAACCGACTTGTAAACACAATTTGTATACAACGAAAacacaactttttaatttaaatgctaCGTGATCGCTTTGTAGGTAATAAGGGAATACGTTCGTCCTACATGTTGTACTGTGTATGGTGCAAATGTTACTCAAATAAGTATtgaattcaaataaaatcaatagtAGCAAAATTACAGACAGGGTCTGTGGTAAACCAACCc includes these proteins:
- the LOC100180300 gene encoding cysteine-rich protein 1-like, whose product is MSEKCAGCGKTVYFAEKITAIKKTWHKPCLRCEKCKKTLQPGKLSEHDDKPYCNIPCYSALFGPKGYGHGGTESHSYEAAPRK